One Cucumis sativus cultivar 9930 chromosome 1, Cucumber_9930_V3, whole genome shotgun sequence DNA segment encodes these proteins:
- the LOC101207079 gene encoding glycosyltransferase BC10, whose product MANDPLKHSPSQFSQIFHVFFLLVGFSIGMAVSLNLKSFSSFNIQLPNFSLPSSPSTTLVFIRQQQPPPASSSPPPLQPPSPSVDSSEMNSFFEVNVEPPLMHRMSDDEVFWRASMVPMIKEFPYERVPKIAFMFLIKGSLPLAPLWEMFFKGHEHLFSIYVHTHPLYNVSSSLPPNSVFYGRRIPSQAVQWGRPSMIDAERRLLANALLDFSNERFILLSETCIPLYNFTTIYNYLINSQYTFVSSYDDPRKIGRGRYNPRMFPVISIADWRKGSQWIEVDRRVAIEIISDSTYYPVFREHCGPPCYMDEHYIPTLVNIVLPDRNSNRTVTWVDWSKNGPHPGRFGRREISVELLNRVRFGFNCSYNDGNETVSLCFLFARKFMPDSLQPLLKIWPSLLQGLI is encoded by the exons ATGGCTAATGATCCGCTGAAGCATTCTCCATCTCAGTTTTCCCAAATCTTCCATGTGTTCTTCTTACTTGTTGGTTTCTCCATTGGAATGGCTGTCAGTTTGAACCTCAAGAGCTTCTCATCATTCAACATCCAGCTCCCCAACTTTTCCTTACCATCTTCACCATCAACAACACTAGTGTTTATCAGACAACAACAACCACCTCCGGCCTCATCGTCACCGCCACCACTTCAACCGCCATCTCCTTCAGTTGACTCCTCCGAAATGAATAGTTTTTTTGAGGTGAACGTAGAGCCGCCTCTAATGCATAGAATGAGTGATGACGAGGTGTTTTGGAGAGCATCCATGGTTCCAATGATCAAAGAATTTCCATACGAACGTGTGCCAAAAATTGCTTTCATGTTCCTGATAAAAGGGTCATTGCCTTTAGCTCCTTTGTGGGAAATGTTCTTCAAAGGACACGAACACCTGTTCTCAATTTATGTGCATACTCATCCATTGTAtaatgtttcttcttctctgccTCCAAACTCTGTCTTCTATGGAAGAAGAATCCCAAGCCAG GCAGTGCAATGGGGGAGACCTTCCATGATCGACGCCGAGCGTCGCCTTCTAGCAAACGCCCTTCTCGACTTCTCTAATGAAAGATTCATCCTCCTCTCAGAAACGTGCATTCCTCTCTACAACTTCACCACCATCTATAACTACCTCATTAATTCGCAATACACCTTCGTTTCTTCCTACGACGATCCCCGAAAAATAGGTCGTGGTCGATACAACCCCCGGATGTTTCCAGTCATATCGATCGCCGATTGGCGAAAAGGATCGCAGTGGATTGAAGTTGATCGAAGGGTGGCCATCGAGATAATCTCCGACTCAACATATTACCCTGTTTTCAGGGAGCACTGTGGGCCGCCATGTTACATGGACGAGCATTACATTCCTACATTGGTTAATATTGTTTTGCCAGACCGGAACTCCAACCGAACCGTTACTTGGGTTGACTGGTCCAAAAATGGTCCGCACCCTGGCAGATTTGGGAGACGGGAGATCTCGGTCGAGCTTTTGAACCGGGTTCGGtttggttttaattgtagTTATAATGATGGAAACGAGACCGTTTCACTATGCTTTTTGTTTGCTCGGAAATTCATGCCCGATTCTTTACAGCCTCTGCTCAAGATTTGGCCGTCGCTATTGCAAGGTTTGATTTAA
- the LOC101214944 gene encoding AP-3 complex subunit delta, whose protein sequence is MAGSSLMDTLFQRTLDDLIKGLRLQLIGESAFISKAMDEIRREIKSTDPQTKSTALQKLSYLSSLHGIDMNWAAFHVVEVMSSSRFAQKKIGYHAASQSFHEATPVLLLITNQLRKDLTSTNEFEVSLALDCLSKFATVDLARDLTPEIFTLLSSTKVFVRKKAIGVVLRVFGKYPDAVRVCFKRLVENLESSDPRILSAVVGVFCELASQDPRSYLPLAPEFYRILADSKNNWVLIKVLKIFKNLAPLEPRLARKIVEPITEHMRRTGAKSLLFECIRTVVTSLSDFETAVRLAVEKTREFLVDDDPNLKYLGLHALSILVPKHSWAVLENKEVVIKSLSDVDPNVKLESLRLVMAMVSDNNVTEICRVLVNLALKSDPEFCNEILGSILATCGENVYEIIIDFDWYVSLLGEMSRIPYCRKGEEIENQLVDIGMRVKDARPTLVMVGRDLLIDPALLGNPFMDRILSAAAWVSGEYVQFSGKPFELLEALLQPRSNLLPPSVRAVYVQSAFKVTIFCLNSYIQEQNIDSSSYVDTLVENGSESISARECQDASALASCDASDQFEQVEVFNPRGSNQPTKVTFAENDRETLTRVQTCTSASLEDNSSSLGSIVELLNFIQFSLGPLTWSHDVELLERSRNLLNFIELIRKQIPDGLNEKDGSAEMELAEISKIVELILDAFSDDFGPISINAQERVPIPEGLILKENLDDLKMICSDIEVSEGSYSFGNSLYEEKVDSSILSQQIQQESESLNATTSLLSEHRKRHGMYYLPSDKTDDASNDYPPANELKVQDILDDDAAHLVKLAERSLALKKKSTSAKPRPVVVRLDEGDELPVTRKKPQLNDEQLSDAVRDVLVGSDARPTSSQTNQSSKPSGRRKGKEKQNADNLLESKENLGNVEEQSSNMVDTSLRRTHRHHEKDAKQESPEKNSEKKDQTHKKGKRTSSQRHGRHKAKQSGDTSLPVASQTVIPDFLL, encoded by the coding sequence ATGGCGGGTTCATCTCTCATGGACACTCTCTTCCAGCGAACTCTTGATGACCTTATCAAAGGCCTTCGCCTTCAACTTATTGGCGAGTCTGCTTTTATCTCCAAGGCCATGGATGAGATTCGTCGCGAGATCAAATCTACGGACCCTCAAACTAAGTCCACCGCTCTGCAAAAGCTCTCCTATCTCAGTTCCCTTCACGGCATCGATATGAACTGGGCTGCTTTCCACGTCGTTGAGGTTATGTCATCTTCTCGTTTCGCTCAAAAGAAGATCGGGTATCACGCTGCGTCCCAATCGTTTCACGAAGCCACCCCAGTTCTTCTCCTCATTACCAACCAGCTCCGGAAGGATTTAACTAGTACCAATGAATTTGAGGTTAGTCTTGCTCTTGATTGTTTGTCGAAATTTGCAACTGTTGATCTTGCTAGGGACTTGACACCTGAGATTTTTACATTGTTGTCGAGTACTAAGGTGTTTGTTAGAAAGAAGGCAATTGGTGTGGTTTTGAGGGTTTTTGGGAAATACCCAGATGCTGTTAGGGTGTGTTTTAAGCGTTTGGTTGAGAATTTAGAGAGTTCAGATCCCCGGATTTTGTCTGCAGTTGTTGGGGTCTTTTGCGAGCTTGCTTCTCAGGACCCTAGATCTTATCTTCCATTGGCACCTGAATTTTATAGGATTTTGGCTGATAGCAAGAATAATTGGGTGCTGATTAAGGTCTtgaagatatttaaaaatcttgCTCCATTGGAGCCTAGATTGGCAAGGAAAATTGTTGAACCTATAACTGAGCATATGAGAAGAACAGGTGCTAAGTCATTGTTGTTCGAGTGTATTAGGACTGTGGTGACTAGCTTGTCTGATTTTGAAACAGCAGTTAGACTTGCTGTTGAGAAAACTCGAGAATTTTTGGTTGACGATGATCCGAATCTTAAGTATCTTGGATTGCATGCTCTTTCAATCCTTGTGCCAAAACACTCGTGGGCAGTTTTGGAGAATAAAGAGGTTGTAATCAAATCTCTAAGTGATGTGGACCCAAATGTTAAACTTGAATCCTTGCGGCTTGTGATGGCTATGGTTTCTGATAACAATGTAACTGAAATTTGCAGAGTTTTGGTGAACCTTGCGCTTAAATCTGATCCTGAGTTTTGTAATGAAATTCTTGGGTCCATATTAGCCACATGTGGTGAGAATGTGTATGAAATCATTATTGACTTCGACTGGTATGTGTCACTTCTTGGAGAAATGTCGAGGATCCCATATTGCCGAAAGGGGGAGGAAATTGAAAATCAGCTTGTAGATATTGGTATGAGGGTCAAGGATGCAAGGCCTACTCTTGTCATGGTTGGCCGTGATCTGCTAATTGATCCGGCATTACTTGGTAACCCTTTCATGGATAGGATACTATCAGCTGCTGCTTGGGTGTCAGGAGAATATGTGCAGTTTTCAGGCAAGCCATTCGAACTTCTAGAGGCATTATTACAGCCTCGCAGTAATCTTTTGCCACCATCAGTTAGAGCAGTTTATGTTCAGTCAGCATTTAAAGTAAcgattttttgtttaaattcttACATTCAAGAGCAAAACATTGACTCCTCTTCCTATGTTGATACATTGGTAGAGAATGGTTCAGAATCTATCTCTGCCAGGGAATGCCAAGATGCTTCTGCTTTAGCATCATGTGATGCTTCTGATCAATTTGAACAGGTTGAAGTGTTCAACCCAAGGGGGTCTAATCAACCAACAAAAGTTACTTTTGCAGAAAATGACAGGGAGACATTGACTCGTGTCCAGACATGTACATCTGCATCGTTAGAGGATAATAGTTCATCTCTTGGATCGATAGTTGAGTTGTTGAATTTTATTCAGTTTTCTTTGGGCCCTTTAACGTGGAGCCATGATGTTGAATTGCTCGAGAGATCTAGAAACTTGCtcaattttattgaactaATTAGGAAACAGATTCCTGATGGCCTAAATGAAAAGGATGGGAGTGCAGAAATGGAACTTGCTGAAATCTCCAAAATAGTTGAACTGATTCTTGATGCCTTCTCGGATGACTTTGGCCCAATCTCAATAAATGCTCAAGAAAGGGTTCCAATTCCCGAAGGATTGATACTCAAGGAGAATCTTgatgatttgaaaatgatatgTAGTGATATTGAGGTATCAGAAGGCTCCTATTCTTTTGGAAATTCTCTCTATGAGGAAAAAGTTGATTCATCTATATTATCCCAACAGATCCAGCAAGAGTCTGAATCATTAAATGCAACCACATCTCTTCTCTCCGAACACCGTAAGCGGCATGGAATGTATTATCTTCCATCAGATAAGACTGATGATGCCTCCAATGATTATCCACCAGCCAACGAACTCAAGGTACAAGATATTCTGGATGATGATGCTGCCCACCTTGTCAAGCTTGCAGAACGGTCTCTcgcattgaagaaaaaatctaCTTCAGCCAAGCCTAGGCCTGTGGTGGTGAGATTGGATGAAGGAGATGAATTGCCTGTTACAAGGAAGAAACCTCAGTTGAACGACGAACAGCTATCCGATGCAGTTCGCGATGTTCTTGTGGGTAGTGATGCGAGGCCTACTTCCTCGCAAACAAACCAATCTTCCAAACCTTCTGGcaggagaaaaggaaaggagaaaCAGAATGCTGATAATCTTTTggaatcaaaagaaaacttgGGCAATGTCGAAGAGCAATCCTCCAACATGGTAGATACAAGTTTGAGAAGAACACATCGACATCATGAAAAAGATGCCAAACAAGAAAGTCCGGAAAAGAACAGTGAGAAAAAGGATCAAACTCATAAAAAAGGCAAACGAACAAGTAGTCAGCGGCATGGTAGACATAAAGCTAAACAAAGTGGGGATACTTCATTACCTGTGGCTTCACAGACAGTTATACCCGATTTCCTTTTATAG
- the LOC101207320 gene encoding glycosyltransferase BC10: MAEPTAKVLQGVQFHQLSSLISHFLVFGLGLVIGITFNFSIRGRLVSSSNFELIQWPVTAPQPPPVVVGMREFRSSKSLGKEMSSSSEGDELVHRMRGLPAVKGSRGKVAFMFLTRGDLPLRPFWERFFNGNEGLYSIYVHSRPSFNATFPLNSVFYGRNIPSKVVVEWGQPSMIEAERRLLANALLDISNQRFLLLSESCIPVFNFTTVYTYLMGSAQIFVDSYDLPGRLGRNRYRSEMQPTILETQWRKGSQWFEMDRRTATEVVEDRKYFPVFQKYCHPGCISDEHYLATMVSIEFGERNSNRTLTWTDWSKHGPHPTGFGSENVTVGLLERIRDGSTCEYNGERSRICYLFARKFMGSALNGLMEIASQVMFIH; the protein is encoded by the exons ATGGCGGAGCCGACGGCGAAGGTTCTTCAGGGCGTTCAGTTTCATCAACTCAGTAGCCTTATATCTCACTTTCTTGTGTTCGGGTTAGGATTGGTTATTGGgattacttttaatttctcGATTAGGGGTCGTTTAGTTTCTTCCAGTAATTTTGAGCTGATACAGTGGCCGGTTACTGCACCGCAACCGCCACCGGTGGTGGTGGGGATGAGAGAATTTAGGAGCTCAAAAAGTTTGGGGAAAGAGATGAGTAGTAGTAGCGAGGGGGATGAGTTGGTTCACCGGATGAGAGGGTTACCGGCGGTGAAGGGAAGTAGGGGGAAGGTGGCATTCATGTTTTTAACGAGAGGGGATTTGCCATTGAGGCCATTTTGGGAAAGGTTTTTCAATGGAAATGAAGGTTTATACTCAATTTATGTGCATTCTCGTCCTTCTTTCAATGCAACTTTCCCATTAAATTCTGTGTTTTATGGACGTAACATTCCTAGCAAG GTAGTAGTTGAGTGGGGGCAGCCAAGCATGATTGAAGCGGAGCGACGGCTGTTAGCCAACGCTCTTCTCGACATCTCCAACCAACGATTTCTCCTTCTTTCCGAGTCTTGCATTCCCGTCTTCAATTTCACCACCGTCTACACTTATCTAATGGGGTCAGCTCAAATCTTCGTCGACTCCTATGACTTACCTGGCCGTTTGGGCAGAAACCGGTACAGGTCCGAAATGCAGCCCACAATCCTTGAGACCCAATGGAGGAAAGGGTCGCAGTGGTTCGAAATGGACCGACGGACGGCGACGGAGGTGGTGGAGGACCGGAAGTACTTCCCAGTGTTCCAAAAGTACTGCCACCCGGGTTGCATTTCGGATGAGCATTATTTGGCGACGATGGTGAGTATAGAGTTTGGGGAAAGGAATTCGAACCGAACGCTAACTTGGACGGATTGGTCGAAGCATGGACCTCACCCGACTGGGTTCGGGAGCGAGAATGTGACGGTTGGGCTTTTGGAAAGGATACGGGACGGCAGCACGTGCGAATATAATGGAGAAAGAAGtagaatttgttatttgtttgcGAGAAAGTTCATGGGAAGTGCTTTGAATGGGCTGATGGAAATTGCTTCTCAAGTTATGTTCATCCATTGA
- the LOC105434796 gene encoding putative protein TPRXL, translating to MCSEISSPRISFSHNLICESRSPMDQYVEYRRRDVSLLDSIDFEFNISIEHESSCADEIFSNGIILPIKIQSHKQSHPSLPPLPPSIEHSKKITLVTSSSSSSSSSSSSSSDHQLEQRVSESKSFWGFKRSTSLNNFETKTLSLCPIPLLSRSNSTGSVSNSKSKKFKDSQKQNSQKQNSSSMRKSSPSPPSSLNQYPTILKPQMCKNPGGVYGTYHYIGPVLNVPPKFFGFGSLLGCGKEKKSKK from the coding sequence ATGTGCTCGGAAATATCCTCACCCAGAATATCATTCTCGCATAATCTTATATGTGAGAGTAGATCGCCGATGGATCAGTACGTCGAGTACAGGCGGCGAGACGTGTCGTTGTTGGATTCGATAGACTTTGAGTTCAACATCAGCATTGAACATGAATCTTCCTGTGCAGATGAGATTTTTAGCAATGGAATCATTCTTCCTATCAAAATTCAGTCTCACAAACAATCTCATCCTTCacttcctcctcttcctccttcCATAGAACATTCAAAGAAAATCACATTGGTgacttcatcatcatcatcttcttcttcttcttcttcttcttcttcagatCATCAGTTAGAACAGAGAGTTTCAGAGTCCAAATCCTTTTGGGGATTCAAAAGAAGTACGAGTCTCAACAACTTTGAAACTAAAACACTATCTCTTTGCCCAATTCCACTTCTATCAAGAAGCAACTCAACTGGGTcagtttcaaattcaaaatccaaaaagtttaaagattcACAAAAGCAAAATTCTCAGAAACAGAACTCATCATCAATGAGAAAGTCGTCGCCGTCACCACCGTCTTCGTTAAATCAATATCCAACAATTCTAAAGCCTCAAATGTGCAAGAATCCAGGTGGGGTTTATGGAACTTATCATTATATTGGTCCTGTGTTGAACGTTCCTCCaaagttttttggttttggttcaCTTCTTGGAtgtgggaaagaaaaaaagagtaagaaatga